ttatgcaggggcttccaacgacttgctgagtccatgacaCGATGAGTTGCTGGTCTAAGCTGGGAaacaggaggtccgacactatattgggggtatcccatgactttgtcacctcagggcAGTAAAGTGTGACGTTTAAAGCATAACTCTCGAATGCTTGGAGCTGTTTCATCAAGTCTGTTACACACGTGAAGTACTAAACAAAATCTTCTCCGGCTTGcaactgtatctacatctatatctacatccacactcttaAAATCAGTGtaaagtgcatctacatctacatatacatcatactcagtaagccacctaatggtgtgtggcggagggtactttcggtacctctatctacatctacatggttactctgcaattcgcacttaagtgcctggcagagggttcatcgaaccattttcttactacttctctaccattccactctcgaatggcgcgtgagaaaaaggaacagctaaatatttccgttcgagctctgatttctcttattttattatgatgatcatttctccctacataggtggatgtcaacaaaatattttcgcattcggttgagaaagttggtgattgaaagaaaactgcctttgtttcagtgactgccaccccaactcgcgtatcatatcgatgacactctcacccctattgcgcgataacacgaaacgagctgcccttctttgcactttttcgatgtcctccttaaatcctacctggtaaggatcccacaccgcgcagcagtattccagcagaggatggacatgtgtaatgtaggctgtcttttttgtgggtttgtcgcatcttctaagtgttctgccaacaaagcgcaatctttgtttctccttccccacaatgtggtctttccaatttaagttgctcgtaactgtaattcgtaggtattagtcgaattgacagcccttagatttgtgcgatttatcggatttcttttagtacccatatgaatgacctcgcacttttctttgtttagtactaattgccacttttcgcgccatacagaaattctctctatatcattttgtaattcgaattgatcgtctgatgattttactagatggtacattacagcgtcatctgttaacaatctaagggggctgctcaaattatcacctagatcatttatataaatcaggaacagcagagggcctatgacactaccttgcggaacgccagatgtcaattctgttctactccatgatttactgtctatcactacgaactgtgaccttttaatattttttgtgtggaatctaaaatttgaaaacctctctcacaccggcctgatttagcttcactgatcaggatagtaaaaacatgcgtatgttaaaagaattttcattcacaaagcagactTATCGCATTCATACAGTTCAATagtgttctatcctgattaaattgagcttaacttaaattccataaggcagtgacgcaatttcgaagtctcggtgcgacgaaaattgtcagtcgatctcctgaaaacatttgtaataattatgaactttcggtgatcacatggggatgaccggagatctgctggtaagaccgtgttagcctatttatttgaagtaactgaatATCTTGAgaatacaaaacggcaggttcgtccagtgtaaatcagacgttccccactgatcccgtgcaacacagcgtagtaagcagacactgtcaataataataagttAAATAATACGctaacacacttactttagtttagttcatgtattaaattccttctcgtacagaatctcatcaagatggcgactagctcaacaatacatacatatacatcctctttctatcacgactaatcggcaagaagtccctcattcttttcataagagaaaacatagatagcagagaagctattccatggagtaaatggacgctccaaggaataattgggcttgaaactactttgcattgataatcggtaagataagaagagatatttcgagatatgtactgagttatataatttataaaatttctgaaaatatcgcgtagagaccgctgcaagagacattacaacctCTCTGAGAGTAActcacgaatgcagtcacacaactgagacgatactccatatgcacgcaatttgattaatagtcgcttgtgaggaacagtatcaaaagccttctggaaatctaggagtacagaatcgatctgagatcccttgtcgacagcactcattacttcatgggaataaagaacgatattttctgaatccgtgttggttattcatcaatatgtcattttcttcaaggtggttcataatgttcgagtacagcatatgctccaaaatcctactgcaattgaaatgatgtgggtctgtaattcaatgggttactcttatttcctttcttgaatattggggtgacctgtgctactttccagtcttcagaaagagacctttcgtcgagtgagcggttgtatatgattgctaagaaaggcgctattgtgcctgcatactctgaaaggaacctgattgatataccatctggaccggcagacttgcctttcttaagtgatttgtttcgcaacatctaagatatctacttttatgtcactcatgctaacagctgttctggtttcgcattctggaatatttacttcgtcttctttcttgaagggattacggaaaactgcatttagtaactccgctttagaggCACCATCATcactaacatttccatcgctatcgcgcagtgacggtattgacagtTTCTTGCCACTGAtgaactttacatacgaccagaatctctttgggttttctaccatattttgagacaatatttcattgtggaaactattaaaagcatcttgcactgacgtccgcactaaatttcgagcttccgtgaaacttagccagtcttggggattttgcgttctatctgatccctccaaccctgttccactcgcaaatagtgcgtgggaagaattattatcggtaagcctctgtattggctctaattcctcgaattttctcctcgtgctcAATACGCGAGACGTATAgggggagaagtaatatgttgtccgactcctcctgaaaagtgctgtccccaaatttcaatagtaaatctctcctttATGCACAACGCCTGCcttgtaacgtctaccagtggagtttgtttagcatctccgtaacgctctctcgccagctaaacgattccgcgacgaaacgcgccgctcttcgttggatcctctatcagtcctacctgatagagatcccagatagatgaacaatactcaaggatGGGGCGAACAAGCACCTTCTAAGCCATTTCTTTAGTGGGTGGGCTACATTTCCGataaatctgagtctggtgtctgcttttcccactatctgtttcatatggtcattccacttaaggtcgctctggatagttacgcctggatattttacggcagacgctgtctccagctatttgtcatcgatagtgtagctgtacagtagtggatttcgttcCCAATGCATGCGCaatgcgttacatttatttacgttcagagtcgactgccagagcctgcatcatgtGCATGTCAGAGAGtactttccactgtaccagttattattaAAGCTTCTTCCCGTCCATTCGGGTATGGAGTACGGGTTGAATGATTGTTCAGGCGCCTCTGTAGTTGCTTTAATTAGCCTAACCTTATCTTCGCGAATCCTGTACGAGCGATACGTAGGTATCAGAAGCgcattcctagattcatcatttaatacTAGTTCACGAAACTACGTAAGAAGTAGAGTTTGTGCCTATCATCAAGCGTTTGCTAgcccagtttcttcagtatctctgtgtcgctctcccatgggtcaaacaaatctgtgatcatTAATTCTGCCCTTAATTGTATGATTTCAGTATCTGTTTTTAGTTCTATTTGGTACGAGTTCCACATAATTGTGTTCTGTAAACAGTCTTCTTTGTAGACAGGATGTACTtcactagtattctaccaatgaacttaCTGTATGTCTGTCACCTTCGACTCAACCTGagggatcattccattttataatcCTTGAAACTATTACACCCAAATATTAGTAAGGGTTGACCCACTCTAGTTGTGACTCTCTGGTGTTACAGTCATAGGCTATTAAGTTTTTTCGCTCCGTGAGGTGCAAAATCTTATATATCTGAAACTTTAAAGAAAATTGTCGAtgtttgcacaactttgaaatataaTCAATATCTGTACGAATATTTGTACAGttttttcagacattacttcattaTGCGCCACTTCATCTTctgcgaaaattttaaagttactattaacattatctgcaaggtcattaatatacaacatgaacagcaaaggtccaaACACATTTccctgagtgggggggggggagacagtaattatttctacatctgtcgatgactctccaagatataatgctgcatcctccctaccaagaaatcatcTATACAGCCATAAATTTCGCTTGATCAAGTGGTTGTAGATCCACACGATTTAGGCAGGAAGACGGGCATTTAAAACCCATTACAACCGAATTGGAGTCCCGTATCTTAACTACTACGTCGTCTCTCTGGGTCATAATCTCAGTTAACCAGTTGAATGTCTCTTAGATCATATTCACGATgaacgttatgatgtggaacacgTAAATTGAACAAATGATTGCACTGACAGTATAAAAATACTAGCTGAGATACCTGGCATTGTCCGGGAATTCATTTTGGGAATTTTCCTTTAGAAACGGAGACGACAAATGAACTGTGTTTTTGGCataatatcgaaaaaaattcatttccatttaTTCGTAAAAAAACACCTTTGAAACTGGGAAGTAGTCGTACGAAGAAATATGCAGAAGGTAAAAATGTAGAAGCACAACTGCTTTGCTTGTCTATAACGCGATTTTGTAGACATCTCTATGGCAACGCTTCTTCATAGCTCCatagacggctatcgttttcgcctacagccgtttgcgcttcgcagttgaggGTTGTCAAAAGTGCTGGTCACGAATTTCCTTGAACTGACTCGACTGtacgagtgtcttagtagtaaagaacaaaTTGTATTAAAACTCGAGACATGATACGGCATTTTTTCGCGCATCTCAgtctttatgatgtcatatctcttgaatttTTATGTGTCGTAGATGACGTATTTCTGTAGCTAAAATCAGCGGCATATGTGGCTACAttatgcgaaatatgttgcgaatagagttagtaacaaagaaacaataaatttaaacgtaatgCGCAATGCGGCAGTTTTCTAcgcgtctcattgtttatgacgtcttatctcctGAAACATGGTAGGTAGGCGGTTCTTACTCCGACAGCGATTGCCGCCTGACAATAAGGGAAATGTACACCAAGGTTGGTTGAACTCCGTCCCATGGTTTAGAAGGTTATTTGGAACATACATCGACACTGTTGCCTGACAGTAAcgtatatgtgtaccaagtttggttcagaTCGGTCTAGCTTTTAGAAGGATATTTGGGATTTGGgacatacataaacacacacacacacacagacacatccaTTTGTATAATATGTACGGCTATAGCGTATCCCAGGATGGATAgttaatattcagagatatgagagGAATTATCATatgaatcaagaaagagctacGAGTACTTCTCCGtcttcgatacagtgaaacaaatctgttttgctgcaagctctttgctttccacattttgggaggaggtagtatggtcaaaaagaagaaaaaattgtctagtaaacatgggctccaaactatgagcacttcttcaataaaacagaagtgtttaacagtagcgaatatgaacaagtgctcatatctcttaaggtatgtttacaggttttttttgtttttgtttttttttcttttcatccatACCTCTCAAATTTCAAGACATAGAAAGCAAAGAGATTGAAGTAGAAGAAGTTCTCGTAGTTCTTAAGCTATGCCTTTCAGAGTCACAGTTACTAGACAATTTTGCTTCGAATAGGCGTTTCTGTCATAACATGGAATATTGCCCATTCCTCTTGGGACAGCCTAGCAGTGTGGCGTGGCTCGAAGACAATCTGGGCAAATGCCAGAGCATCAATCGCTAGGTCCAGCATCCGATGCCTGGTCAGTACTGACGTCCTCACTCCCGCTTTGCTGTCACCCATCGCCTCTTTCACCTCTGGGAATTATACATTAATGCGAAAATACCAAACCGCACCATGACCAAAGTTCATATCTACACCTTGCTACAACCACTCTTAATTAGCCACTCATTTCGGAAGACCGAAGAAGGAGCGAagcaagattagggtttaacgtcccgtcaacgagATCTTTCGAGACGGCAGAGCTCGGAGCGAGACAAAAACATAGCACTTCCCACAGGAGCACGCCCATAGAAACATTGCGTTGCGCAGTAtgtatctacatacgtactccttAAGGCACCACACGGTGTGACGTGGGCTAACGTGTACCacaagtcattccctttcctgttccagccgtaaACGGAGCGACAGAAGAACCACAGTCTATATGCTTTCTCAAATGTCCTAGTTTCTCTTAGCTAATCTTCGTGGTTCTTAGGCTAGATGCATGTTGGCGGCGGTAGTGCTGTTCTGTAGTCGGTTCTTCAAACcttctcaacagtgtttcacgaaaagaacgtcctcTTCCCTCgaaggattcccatttcagttcacaagCATTTTCACTATACTCGCGTGTTCATCGaaactacaggtatcaaaaaactTGTGAGCTGctccaatgtcttcctttaatcctacctgatggggatcccaaacactcgagaagttcTCAAGAATGAGTCGCTCAAGTGCTCCACATGTGAACTCCTTTATAGGCGAGCCATAGTTTCCTAGAGTTCTCCCAATATACCGAAATCGACCATTGGCCTTTCTtacgtgctctttccatttcatgtcgccTTACAACGTTATGCCTAGATGTTTGATAGACGTGACTGCATCTAAGAGCTCGCCATCAATACTGTATTGGAATATTAcaagattgtttctcctattcatgtgcattaacttagatttttctacatctAGAGCCAGTTACCactcatcacaacaactagaaatttgccTAAGTAATCTTGTAACATCATAGTTAATAtaccaaatatttttttctggttAATTATACTTTGTATAAAGTATGTTTTCTTTTATATGTAATCTTTGATATGCTGGAAGGATATAGAAAGATATATAATATGTTTTCTCTTCACTGTTTAAACACTTTGCCTCATTTGGAGGAGGATGactttaataatatatatattttttgttgaaTTGTTAATATGTAGATATGAAAGGATTTTTCAAAAGATATGAATACACTTGTTGTTATGTGCTCGCCACCAACATTGAGCAATCACTTCAGCAGAGAGGAAAAGTCAGATCTTTGTAAAGTACATCGATCAGCACATTTGCTAAAGTATGtgcaaatataaggtaactcatGTTAAATTTGTGTACCAACCTTGATTTGTTTCCTATCATGATACCTCTTAGGACACACTCCTCTCAAACAGTAATTTCCGAGTACCCTGATTATGAGAACTGGTGAAAAAACAGGTGTTTAATTACTTTTGCTTAAACCTGAATGCTAAAAGGTTGCCTAAAATTACTGTAGATTTTATTGAAGTTGAGGGAGGAAGTAAATGTTGCTTTTATGAAAGCCTCCCCAGTAATCGAATTGCTTTAGTTCAAAGCGTCAGTGTTATGAGAATTAACTGatttaattctgtctgaaaatattAATGTTTGTGGTGATGACAAATAGGCCACACGATTTTGAGGTTATTTAGAAGTAAATGATCTTATACCCAAATTTGAAAATACTGTTGGAAAGAACTTCTGCACTGACTGTCATAAAATTCATACAAGATGAATGAAAGTTGTGAAAGAGTAATTCCAAAGTTTGCTTTCTTTAGTTTGCTCATAATTATGTTTTCAGATTGTTTTATGGAGATGTTCAAGAAAAAGGGTCCCCCATTTTAAGTTGCTCAAAATGCATACACTTACTTGATTAATGAATATACTAAATGCATTTGAAGTTAATGTTGAGTTTTGTGCACACTGTGTGTGACGAAAAGTGTAATATCAGCTTGTGAGCCCTCATTTACTGTTTTTCTTACTGAAGGTAAAGTTACTGTGAGTGCCTTtactaatgaaaactgttacaacaTTGCTTATTAACGAATGTGTAAATCTTACTGCAAGTGAATTTTACTTAAATTTGTGCTGTTTAGAAAGTATCTGATGAAATAGGACTAGGTCCATGTCTATTTTTAGTTTAACATTGATTTCcacttttattgttgatgaaataaattATGCCAGGTaaagtgtttactgtttatgagtgCTAAAGTGTCAATGGTGTTTGTGAGAACTTGTATTTCCTACTTAAACTATTAATATCCACTATTCTACTTGTCTGCTTGAAAAAGGGTTCGCTGCACTTCTGTATGAAAGAAGTACAGATTGTGTTTTTTTCATCAAAACTATTcgctgtttattttaaaaaatgttttacatttctATGCCTAATTAGCCTGGCGACCGTATTCTATTTCAGTTGAGTAAATGTGATTAGCTAAAACATTTTCTAAATTGGATCTGTCACTTTCTGTGTCCTTAAGTAACGTTGGTATTAAGTTCGATAAGCCAAAACCATTAGGTATTACTCGGCCACTTGTCTAAATTGCTCTCAGATAGTAACAATTACTGCAAGTGTAGGTCATATTCGGCAAATTTACTACCACAGTGGAGTTATACGTGACTGCCTCGTGACAAAAATAAACCTTGTCGTCACTAGGTAAATTGCATGCCAGTATAACGAGCGGACCAGTAGTATTATAATCTCATATACTATTAAGtcagtaagtgacatttcaacatacacaaaccaACCCTAGGACTGGGGACAGCTTTACTTCTATTTGTATACTCAAATGCCACCATGTACATATTTGTAACTGGCTACTTACAACCATTAATCTCCTATGGATTAAGTTATTTCTAATTAACATCAGTCAGACGTAGTAGTAGTTGTGCCTCAGTAGTACTGAAGACTTAAGAAAGGGAAAATCAAGACGGGTTGAGATATTAATTGAAGTTTGGTATGGGAGGGCATGGGCCTGTTAGAGAGAACATCAGGGTGCTGTATTGGAAACACATGCGCCTAATGAGCAGGAGATtcgggttcaagtcctggccttGGCACAAGTTTTAATTGTTACTTCAGCTGTAATCGTTATCAAAGATAAAGTGGAGACTCAGTATATCTCCAGCAAAATGTAATTACATCAGATCAGGAGTAAAATGAATTGTTCAGGAGAAGAATAATTCCATGTGGCTCAACGGCTTGGAGCGTCTTTCAATTGGTCTCCATTTCAGCGAGTTGTGTGTCCCGAATTTACCCAAGTCATACTACTAGGGAAATGTGACACACAGTTTCTCAAGTTATTTGAACGACGGGTTGTTGCTAGGCAATGTTCACATCATTGATACAAAAAGGCTAGCttaaagacagactgaaaaaaGTCCATGGTTCGACAGGGATTCAGTCCGATGACCCCTTTTCTGGGCATGTGCTTTACCAACTGACTACTAACCCTATTAACGTTAAGTAGAAGTAGTCTAACTTCAACCTACATATCAAATCATTTATGTTGTCtctcaaacattttatttccatgggAAAATACTTAAAGAGTTCTATGTCCGTATATTATGCTATTTTCTGTACCACATTTAGATTCACAACAGGGAAGTGCACCTATTTTCTAATTCTCGTATTTTATTATTCAAGTGTTACTGGGCCGGATTGTACGCTATTCTTAACAGCAAATTTCGTCAGTGAATAAATGtaggccggagtggctgtgcggttctaggcgctccagtctggaaccgtgtgaccgccacggtcgcaggttcgaatcctgcctcgggcatagatgtgtgtgatgtccttaggttagttaggtttaagtagttctaagttctagcggactgatgaccacagcagttaagtcccatagcgctcagagccaataaatGTACTACGAGTCTGTGTATAAAATTCCCAGTTGCTTCAACAGAAGCTGTAGGATGTAATTTGTGAATTTGATATTCCTGACTGTAACAccaaaacacaagaaatttttgtaAATGATCATCAGTTATATTGGTCTACCATAgtctcatttgcatttcttctactTCCGTCTTTTGAAGGCATTATTGCCTTCATGGTACCTACAAATGAACAGCGTTAATTCTTTCCAGATTTAATCAGACGAACTCGTGATAAACAACTCATGATTACAGTCACGGTACAAGATAGTTtatttgcttttaaaaatataaatgattTACAAGATTGATCTGAAGCTATGTACAAATGAGTTGAGAGATAGCTGTAGTATCTCAGTAGTCGGTGGTGGTGCGTACGTAGTTGTTGCCGGAGGGCATGGAGACGCGCTCGACGCCTCCAGGGAAGAGTTTGGGCAGGTCTTGGTCGGGCACGTGCGGCAGGATCATCACCTTGGTGCCGGGCGTCCAGTTGGCGGGAGTGGCCACCACCTTCAGCCGGTCCGTCAGCTGCAGGGAGTCGATCACGCGCAGCAGCTCACTGAAACACCAGCAGAGACGAGTCTCATCAACCATGCACAGAGtgcagtgtacatgtgtgtgtgcgtgtgtgtgtgtgtgtgtgtgtgtgtgtgtgtgtgtgtgtgtgtgtggattcatATTGTTGATTATAAAGCTTCGTGTACCCTGTAATGCATGTAGGTTATGTTAGAAAGTGAATAGCGGCACTCACTCGACGTTCCGGCCGCAGGACGCGGGGTACACCATGGAGAGGCGCAGCCGGTTGTCCGGCCCGATGACGTACATGGCCCTCACCGTCATCGCCTTCTCCACGTTGTCCTTGTCGCGCTCGTCGATCATGTCCAGCTTGACGGCCAGCTCGCGCGTCTCGTCGGACACGATGGGGTACGGGAAGTCGCCGGGAATGTCCTTGCAGTACGACTTGATGTCCTGTAGGCAGAACAGGTGTGATTTGGTGAACTCTGGTGTAATGTGGAGATATTATGGATCTCATCTCGCTCATAATGCTATCAGTTTAAGCCAGTAGTGTGGAACACTCACATTGACCCAGTCGACGTGGTCCTTGAGCTTGTCACAGGAGAGCGCCAGCAGCTTGACTCCTCGCTTCTGGAACTCCGGGTTGTGGACGGCGATGCGGCCCAGCTCTGTGGTACACACTGGCGTGAAGTCCGCTGGATGCGAAAAGAGAACACACCACCTGTGGAGCAAAGGTGCAAATATACAGGTTAAACTTGTCTACCATTCTAATCCACAGTTCTATTGTCAATTTCAAATTGTTCATGTGACTGAATACCTAATCGTTATTTGATAACATAAACAGAATTTATTTTTCGGGGTGTTCTTTTTTCTACTATATAATCAGAAACTTGATCGCTGAAGTTTTGTAGATTTTGTTCGAAAAACAAATGGGCACCATTGCCAATTAATcgttattttttaaatgtaattgtaGGGAAATGTTGTACAGATGTTACTAGGTACTGCATCAAGTAGTTATAATATTCCTATTCATTTTGTTTAATCTTATTCCCATTTCCATTACACAAGATTTGgcaacaaacaagaaaaagcaCTTACCCTCTAGAAACTCATTATAAACATTGTAACAGCTTAAAGCAATTAGTTCTCCTTGAAAGTTGCATTCACGAATGATTATTTGTGAGACGAATTATTCAGCATTGGTTTAGAGTAACATATACGAGAAATGGGTTATGGATGTTTGTGAACGATATAGATTTTCCCATAAATATAGCTGCTTCAGAAAGTTATGACTGAGCAAGGAAGATAATGTGGCCACGCTGTGTGACTTGTAGGAAAAGGGCTCCTATGAATTATACTCCATTTTACAATGACCTGGATATCCAGGGCAAAAACGTGTATTCCTGATATAAGATCAAATCTTCAACTACTCTACAAGGCAGGAGGAATTTCACTGATTTCGTAGTATTAAACTTAGAGGACTGCCCATTTATTAGCACTAATTATATTACTGAAACTAACGGGGAATGTTCTGTTAACTACATTAATAATTACTGGAAAGCTACTGATAATCGACTTTTAAAGTTTATAAATCCTCCACACGTACGCTGGAGTTTCATACATTATAATAGTTCAGATTTAGATTTACTGAAACCACCTAgaaaacattacaattaaataaaatatgtgatTCGTTTTTA
The genomic region above belongs to Schistocerca serialis cubense isolate TAMUIC-IGC-003099 chromosome 6, iqSchSeri2.2, whole genome shotgun sequence and contains:
- the LOC126483971 gene encoding peroxiredoxin-6-like, giving the protein MKLESIVPNFKAPSTQGPLDFYKWKGDSWCVLFSHPADFTPVCTTELGRIAVHNPEFQKRGVKLLALSCDKLKDHVDWVNDIKSYCKDIPGDFPYPIVSDETRELAVKLDMIDERDKDNVEKAMTVRAMYVIGPDNRLRLSMVYPASCGRNVDELLRVIDSLQLTDRLKVVATPANWTPGTKVMILPHVPDQDLPKLFPGGVERVSMPSGNNYVRTTTDY